The Flavobacterium faecale genomic sequence CAGACGAAGAGCCTTGGAAAGTAATGAAAGACAACCCAGAGCGCGTACACACACAAATGTATGTGGCGTTGCAGATTTCGGCAGCATTGAGTACACTTTGTGAGCCATTCTTGCCTTTTACTTCTGAAAAACTAAAACGCATATTGAATATTACAGCTGCAGATGCTCCAATAACTTGGGATACGATTTCGGAATCTTCAGATTTATTGGTAGCTGGACACCAAATAGGACAAGCAGAATTACTTTTTTCAAAAATAGAAGACGAAGAAATTCAAAAACAAATAGACAAATTGGAAGCTACAAAAACCGCTAATAAGGAAGAGATTGCTTCGTCCCTCGCAAAGACGGAACCACAAAAAGAAACAATTCAGTTTGAGGATTTTGCCAAAATGGACATTCGAGTGGGTACAATTCTAGAGGCCGAAAAAATGCCAAAGGCAAACAAACTTTTGGTTTTAAAAGTTGATACCGGAATTGATGTTCGCACCATCGTGTCGGGAATTGCAGAAAGTTTCAAACCTGAAGACATTATCGGGAAACGCGTGAGTGTTTTGGTAAATTTAGCACCAAGAGCATTACGCGGCGTAGAAAGTCAAGGTATGATTTTGATGGCTACTAATACTGAAGGGAAATTGGTTTTCATCAATCCAGATGCAGAAGGTGTTCCTAATGGAGATATGGTTAGTTAAAAAAGAAAATAAATATTTATTCGCAGAGACGTTGCATTGCAACGTCTCTTTTTTTTTCCACAACGTTTATAATTTCAACCAAAACGTAATTTCATTTCTTCCAAAACGTAATTTTTTATTCGCAAAAACATATTATTGATGTCAAAAATTTCTCTATCGAATATGTTTCCATTTATTGGAACATTTATATTTTTGGAATGCATTTATATTTGACATATTTATTATATTCGTTATTGTTAACATCCACAATCAAGAGACGTTGCAGTGCAACGTCCCTACCGCAAACGATTCTAAAATGCCTGATAAATTTCGAAATAAATACCGCATCTCCTCCAGCCGATTAAAAAATTGGGATTACGGAAAAAATGGCGCCTATTTCATAACTATTTGTACTGGAAACCGAGAGCACTTTTTTGGCGAAATTGTATCCGTAAATAATGATAACGAAATACAATTTACTGAAATTGGTCAATTCGCACATCAATTTTGGTTAGAGATTCCCAAACATTTTCCGTTTGTGGAATTAGGAAATTTTCAGGTAATGCCCAATCATATTCATGGTATATTGATTATTGATAAAAAAGACAATGTGGATGCGTTGCGTTTACAGACGTTGCGTGTGGATGATGTACAGACGTTGCCCGTGGATGATGTACAGACGTTGCAGTGCAACGTCTCTACCGAAAACAAAAAAATGGCGATGATTTCACCAAAATCGGGATCGATTTCTACCATCATACGTTCTTATAAATCGGTGGTAACCAAAAACAGCCATCATATTGACGCTAAATTTAAATGGCAAGAACGTTTTCACGACCATATTATTCGTACATCAGATTCGTTTGAACGCATTCAAAATTACATCGAAAATAATGTGGCAAATTGGAAAGAAGATAAATTTTTCGATTAGAAAAATCTTTCTAAACCGATTATTACAATATCGAATTAAAGAATTAGAACACAATTTATTATCAAACCACTGAGTAATACTTTTAATAGCTCAATAATGCAAAAATGACAAACGCAAAACCTAGATTAGCCCTCGTTTTCGGAATACTTTGTATTTCTATTTTTCCAATATTGGTGAAGCTCAAACTAACTCCGGGGTTAATTTCAGCTTTTTATAGGATGGCTATCGCTTTCTCCTTATTATTACCATATGTTGTGTTAACAAAAAAGCTACACATACCTTCATTAAAATATTGCCTATTGGCTACTATTTGCGGTATTTTGTTCGCATCAGATGTAGCGGTTTGGAATATTGCGATTCAAGAGTCAAGTGCTACTCAAGCCTCTTTACTCACCAACTTATCACCTCTATGGGTAGGAATGTTATCTTTTGTGTTTTTAAAAAACAAACCCGCAACCAATTTTTGGATCGGCACTGTAATAGCCTTATTTGGTATGGCCATGTTGGTAGGTTTTCGATTTTTTTTAGAACTAAATTTTGATGCAGCTTTCTTGTTGGCTGTATTGTCTGGAATATTTTATTCTATCTATTTATTGGTGAGTAAAAAAGCACTTAGCCAAATTGATGTTTTATCTTTTATGACCATTAGTTTACTAGCATCCTCCATATATTTGGCCATTGTTTGCTTGATTATGAACGAACCTTTTTCTGGTTTCACAAATCAGGGGTGGCTAGTATTATTTACACAAGCAGTTGTTTGCCAATTAATGGCATGGATATCAGTAAGCTATGCCACACAACACATGAGACCAACTCGGGTTTCCCTAAGTTTATTAGGGCAAGCTGTCTTGACAACAGTTTTGGCTTGGGCATTTTTAGATGAAAACATTACTTTAAATATGATCATTGGTGGTATCATATTATTGAGTGGTATTAGAATCACTTTCTACACCAAAACAATTTCATTACAAAATAAATCTGCTTAAAAAGCGTAACAAACTATATTAGAAATCAACTAACAAACATGAAAAATTTAAAAGTGATAGCCTTCGATGCTGATGATACCTTATTTGTCAACGAAACTTTTTTTGGAGAAGCAGAAGAAAAGTTCTGTAGCCTTATGAGCGACTACTTATCAAAACAAAGCATTTCACAAGAACTCTTCAAAACACAAATCAACAATTTACCTACTTACGGATACGGAATCAAAGGCTACATCTTGTCGATGATCGAAACTGCAATGAGCATATCCAACAATACTATACCTGTAGAATATATCGAAAAGATCATTCAGTACGGAAAAGACTTGACCGAAAAGCCTATTGAATTACTCGAAGGTGTTGTTGAAACCTTAGAATTACTAACCGGAAAATATAAATTGGTCGTAGCTACAAAAGGCGATTTATTAGATCAAAGACGAAAATTACATAAATCAGGATTAGGAAAATATTTTCACCATATTGAAGTTATGTCAGATAAACAGCAAATCGATTATTTAGATTTACTAAAACGATTAGAGGTAGCTCCTGAAGATTTTTTAATGATTGGAAACTCGTTAAAATCGGATATTTTACCAGTATTAGAAATTGGAGGATATGCTGTCCATATTCCGTTTCATACTACATGGGAACATGAGCGTATAAATCATAAAATTGAGCACGAAAACTTCAGAACTGCCGTTATCATGACAGAATTAGCTAATTTACTGTCTTAAAAACTCCGTTTTAACCTCTTATATCTTATAAAAAATAGCTTTTTCAATGTTGTTTCTATGTTAAAATTGAAAAAAAGAGCAAATAAGGATATATGTCAAAATGGAGTTATTTATTACAATACTAATAATTTTATCCCTTAATTTTTAAATGATTTGCAAAATAAAGTCCTAATAACGCAAATTGTACCGTGATAATTATTTAACATTTGTACTGAAAAATAAGCAAAAAGACAAACGAAGGGTAAAAACTGTTAATTTTCGAAAAAAATATATACTTTTATAAAAAATTTAAAACAATGAAAAAACTTATAATTACTTTGGTTTTTGCATCAGCTTTTACAGGAGTAAATGCACAGAATGAGGCAAAAAAAGAAAACGAAACTGAGAAGTACAACAAATGGTCTATCGAAGTTGCAGGTGGAGTTAGCAAACCTTTGAACCGTTTAGGTGGTTCTTTCGGATTTGTAACACCAGTTACTGTTGATTTAGGTCTTAGATACATGATCAACAACAAATTTGGTATCAAAGGAGACTTAGGTTACAACACATTGCAAGAAAAAGACGGAGCACCAGAATTCAATTCAAGATACTACAGAGGAGATATCCAAGCTGTAGCTAACTTAGGTAGAATTATGAACTTCGAAACTTGGACAAATACAATCGGACTTTTAGGTCATGGTGGTGTTGGTTTAGGAATGGTTAGATCTGGTGATGTTAAGGACTGGGTTGGAAACGGAATCTTAGGATTAACTTTGCAAGCTAAACTTTCTGATCACTTTGCATTAACAATGGACGGAAGTGCTATTTTAAATGTTAGACAAGATTTATTGTTTACAGCTGCTCCATCTGGTAAAGTTGGTTACGGTGGAATCCTTAACGGTACTGTTGGTGTTACTTACTATATTGGTAAAAACACAAAACATGCTGACTGGATTGTACTTGATTCAACAAACGGATTGGAAAAAAGAGTTTCTGAGTTAGAAGCTATGAACGCTGATACTGACAGAGACGGAATCGTTGATTATTTAGATCTTGAGCCAAACACTATGTCTGGAGCAATGGTTGATGGTAAAGGACGTGCTATTGATGCAAACAAAAACGGAATTCCTGACGAAATCGAAAAATACATCGATGCAAAATACAAAGGTGGAAACGGTTCTGGAGTTAGTGATGACACTATCAAAGGTTTAGTTAATGGTGGATACGTAAGTGTATTCTTTGACTTTAACAAATCTACTCCAAACACTGAATCTACAGATGCTGTAGCTTACGTATTGACTTACTTAAGAAACAATCCTTCTGCTTCAGTTGACATTATTGGTCATGCTGATGAAGTTGGAAGTACATCTTACAACAACAACTTATCTTCTGCAAGAGCAAATAACGTTAAAGAAACTTTATTGAAATCTAACATTGCTGCTTCAAGATTGAACGTTGTAGCTGCTGGTGAAGATACATCAGTAGATGTAAACTCTGATGCTGCTAGAAAATTAGTAAGAAGAGTATCTTTCATGATAAAATAATTAATTATCACATATTAAAAAGCTCCAAAGAGAAATCTTTGGAGCTTTTTTTTTAGTATCACATGAGTGTGTGTACAAATAGAAACGCCTCAAAAGTATCTTTTGGGGCGTTTCTATTCTATAACGCTTTCGAACTAAAAAATCATTAGGTATAGCTCAGTTGATTGAAACGATAGGTAACACAAAATTAGAAGCCTCTAACTAACCCAACAATTCACAGATAATATTTTACAACTTAGAATCAATTACAAAAAACTACGTCATTCACAATTCATGACTTATAAGTCAATATCAAATGAATCCATGCTTTAACTCGTTACGACCTTCATCCTCGATACAATTAAAATATAAGCTGTAACTATCTCTTTTTCTTTAGAAGTTTTATAAGAATGACAATAACTAGGTTCTGAACAGTCCAACAAACATCACATTCTACTACAACATAAAATAATTGATAACACTCCTAGAATCACAAATGACTCTTAAGAACTTACCAATCTCACCTTACCCCTTGGCTACGAAATAACACAGTTCATCCATAAGGTAAATGCAACTAAATTTCGTTGAATAAAATGAAAAAGCCCTAGCAAGTAGCGTACTCACTAGGACTTTTATTTATAGACTAAAGAAACTATTTACTCAACAGCAATATCTCTGTTACCACTACTTCTGTGACATAACGCTTCTCTCCATTTTTGTCGTCATAAGTGCGATGGGTCAATTTTCCTTCAATTGCAATTTCTTTCCCTTTCACTACATATTTTTCAATAATCTCTGCAGTCCTTCCCCAAGCAACCAAACGATGCCATTGTGTCTCTTCCACCTTCTCCCCTTTTTCGTTTTTGTAACTATCATTTGTGGCTAGTGTGAAGTTGGCTAATTTTTTTCCACCTTCAAAATTTTTGATCTCTGGGTCGTTACCTAAGTGACCAATTAACTGAACTCTGTTTTTTAATGCATTCATGGCGTATATATTTTATAAGTTATTTGTACGTGTTGACACTTTCAATTCATCAACAGTGCAAAGATGCGACAGCGGCAAAAAGTTATTCGGTTATCATTCAATTACTTTCGGTTGTAAATATTTGTAAGCGTTTGTAAACGGATACATTTTTTCGTATCTTAGCATAAATCAAACAGACTATATGCAAGCAGAAATTAATAAAGTTGAATTAAGAAACTTAAAAGTAGCAGATTATAAAGAGTTAAAAAAATCGATGATCGAATCGTATCCTGAGATGGCAGACAGCTATTGGGACGAAGCGCAAATCAAAAAACTATTAAAGCTTTTCCCCGAAGGACAATTGGTTATTATTGTTGATGATGTGGTGGTAGGATCAGCTTTGTCACTTATTGTCGATGAAGATTTAGTAGACAAAAATCATAATTACGCACAAATCACAGGTCAATATACTTTCTCTACACATACTTATAAGGGAGATGTATTATATGGAATTGATGTTTTTGTCCACCCAAAATACAGAGGACTCCGTTTAGGACGAAGACTGTATGATGCTCGAAAAGAAATTTGCGAACAGTTCAACCTAAAATCTATTGTTTTTGCAGGAAGGATTCCGAACTACGGAAAATATGCACTAGAACTTACTCCAAAGGAATATATTGACAAGGTAAAAAGAAAAGAAATTCATGATCCCGTACTTTCTTTTCAGTTAAGCAACGAATTTCACGTGATGCGAATCATGAAGAATTATTTGCAAGGTGATACACAATCAAAAGAGTTTGCAGCCTTACTAGAATGGAATAATATTTATTATGATGACAGTCCCAAAATCATCAATCAAACAAAAAGTGTCATTCGATTAGGACTGATTCAATGGCAAATGCGTCCGCTGAAAGATCTTGATGCTTTGTTTGAACAGTCAGAATTTTTTATTGATGCTGTGTCTGGGTACGGAAGTGATTTTGCGGTTTTCCCAGAGTTATTTATCGCTCCTTTGATGGCAGACTACAATCATTTATCTGAAGCTGATGCTATTAGAGAATTGGCAAAATATGCGGAACCGATTAAAAGACGTTTTCAAGAATTAGCAATTGCTTACAATATCAATATCATTACCGGAAGTATGCCTAATTTGATTGATGGCGTACTATACAATTGTGGTTTTTTATGTAAACGAGATGGTACAAACGAAATGTATACCAAAATACACATCACACCAAACGAAGTATTCCATTGGGGAATTACGGGCGGAAACACCATTCAAACATTCGATACTGATTGCGGAAAAATTGGAATTATAATTTGTTACGATGTGGAGTTCCCAGAACTTTCGAGACTTATGGCGGATGAAGGAATGAACATTCTATTTGTACCATTCTTGACGGACACACAAAACGGATACACACGTGTGAAACATTGTGCACAAGCCCGTGCTATTGAAAACGAGTGTTATGTGGCTATTGCGGGTTGCGTAGGGAACTTACCGAAGGTAAACAACATGGACATTCAATATGCACAAACAGCAGTATTTACACCTTCTGATTTTGCTTTTCCAAGTAACGGAATCAAAGCGGAAACTACACCTAATACAGAAATGACCCTTATTGTTGATGTCGATTTAGATTTATT encodes the following:
- a CDS encoding transposase yields the protein MPDKFRNKYRISSSRLKNWDYGKNGAYFITICTGNREHFFGEIVSVNNDNEIQFTEIGQFAHQFWLEIPKHFPFVELGNFQVMPNHIHGILIIDKKDNVDALRLQTLRVDDVQTLPVDDVQTLQCNVSTENKKMAMISPKSGSISTIIRSYKSVVTKNSHHIDAKFKWQERFHDHIIRTSDSFERIQNYIENNVANWKEDKFFD
- a CDS encoding DMT family transporter, coding for MTNAKPRLALVFGILCISIFPILVKLKLTPGLISAFYRMAIAFSLLLPYVVLTKKLHIPSLKYCLLATICGILFASDVAVWNIAIQESSATQASLLTNLSPLWVGMLSFVFLKNKPATNFWIGTVIALFGMAMLVGFRFFLELNFDAAFLLAVLSGIFYSIYLLVSKKALSQIDVLSFMTISLLASSIYLAIVCLIMNEPFSGFTNQGWLVLFTQAVVCQLMAWISVSYATQHMRPTRVSLSLLGQAVLTTVLAWAFLDENITLNMIIGGIILLSGIRITFYTKTISLQNKSA
- a CDS encoding HAD family hydrolase — translated: MKNLKVIAFDADDTLFVNETFFGEAEEKFCSLMSDYLSKQSISQELFKTQINNLPTYGYGIKGYILSMIETAMSISNNTIPVEYIEKIIQYGKDLTEKPIELLEGVVETLELLTGKYKLVVATKGDLLDQRRKLHKSGLGKYFHHIEVMSDKQQIDYLDLLKRLEVAPEDFLMIGNSLKSDILPVLEIGGYAVHIPFHTTWEHERINHKIEHENFRTAVIMTELANLLS
- a CDS encoding OmpA family protein gives rise to the protein MKKLIITLVFASAFTGVNAQNEAKKENETEKYNKWSIEVAGGVSKPLNRLGGSFGFVTPVTVDLGLRYMINNKFGIKGDLGYNTLQEKDGAPEFNSRYYRGDIQAVANLGRIMNFETWTNTIGLLGHGGVGLGMVRSGDVKDWVGNGILGLTLQAKLSDHFALTMDGSAILNVRQDLLFTAAPSGKVGYGGILNGTVGVTYYIGKNTKHADWIVLDSTNGLEKRVSELEAMNADTDRDGIVDYLDLEPNTMSGAMVDGKGRAIDANKNGIPDEIEKYIDAKYKGGNGSGVSDDTIKGLVNGGYVSVFFDFNKSTPNTESTDAVAYVLTYLRNNPSASVDIIGHADEVGSTSYNNNLSSARANNVKETLLKSNIAASRLNVVAAGEDTSVDVNSDAARKLVRRVSFMIK
- a CDS encoding single-stranded DNA-binding protein is translated as MNALKNRVQLIGHLGNDPEIKNFEGGKKLANFTLATNDSYKNEKGEKVEETQWHRLVAWGRTAEIIEKYVVKGKEIAIEGKLTHRTYDDKNGEKRYVTEVVVTEILLLSK
- a CDS encoding bifunctional GNAT family N-acetyltransferase/carbon-nitrogen hydrolase family protein, which translates into the protein MQAEINKVELRNLKVADYKELKKSMIESYPEMADSYWDEAQIKKLLKLFPEGQLVIIVDDVVVGSALSLIVDEDLVDKNHNYAQITGQYTFSTHTYKGDVLYGIDVFVHPKYRGLRLGRRLYDARKEICEQFNLKSIVFAGRIPNYGKYALELTPKEYIDKVKRKEIHDPVLSFQLSNEFHVMRIMKNYLQGDTQSKEFAALLEWNNIYYDDSPKIINQTKSVIRLGLIQWQMRPLKDLDALFEQSEFFIDAVSGYGSDFAVFPELFIAPLMADYNHLSEADAIRELAKYAEPIKRRFQELAIAYNINIITGSMPNLIDGVLYNCGFLCKRDGTNEMYTKIHITPNEVFHWGITGGNTIQTFDTDCGKIGIIICYDVEFPELSRLMADEGMNILFVPFLTDTQNGYTRVKHCAQARAIENECYVAIAGCVGNLPKVNNMDIQYAQTAVFTPSDFAFPSNGIKAETTPNTEMTLIVDVDLDLLKELHEHGSVKILKDRRHDLYKIKKTIK